Proteins found in one Podarcis muralis chromosome 5, rPodMur119.hap1.1, whole genome shotgun sequence genomic segment:
- the LOC144327878 gene encoding uncharacterized protein LOC144327878: MWGSMQGARADWRSQHFPLFGVPASHSCSCLCVLQVSAAPCELPGGPPLLWPAPLLYSPLLRPGTPEDPSRGKAAASRESTAALKAWLGQHPKNPYPSKGEKVLLAIVSRMSLTQVSTWFANARRRLKKENRACWAPRAPKAEGEVEEEEEDSEGEAGAERAAPSTPPTRTKLPQNGSLAETAAPWLKAGRWQGLPPSPLPATAEAQELPAKPKIWRVAELATSAQPGRGAL; this comes from the exons ATGTGGGGGAGTATGCAGGGGGCCAGAGCAGACTGGAGGAGCCAACATTtccct TTGTTTGGGGTTCCTGCTTCTCACAGCTGCTCTTGCCTTTGTGTGCTCCAGGTCTCTGCCGCCCCCTGCGAGCTGCCTGGCGGACCCCCCCTGCTGTGGCCGGCGCCCTTGCTCTACTCGCCCCTCCTGCGGCCAGGCACCCCCGAGGACCCGTCGCGGGGCAAGGCGGCCGCCTCCCGGGAGAGCACGGCGGCCCTCAAGGCCTGGCTGGGCCAGCACCCCAAGAACCCCTaccccagcaagggggagaagGTGCTGCTGGCCATCGTCAGCCGGATGAGCCTGACGCAGGTCTCCACCTGGTTCGCCAACGCCCGCCGGAGGCTCAAGAAGGAGAACCGGGCTTGCTGGGCGCCCCGGGCCCCGAAGGCCGAGggagaggtggaggaggaagaggaggacagcGAGGGAGAGGCCGGCGCAGAAAGAGCAGCCCCCAGCACCCCTCCGACGAGGACAAAGCTCCCCCAGAATGGCTCTCTGGCAGAAACAGCGGCCCCTTGGCTGAAGGCCGGGCGGTGGCAAGGCTTGCCTCCATCTCCTCTGCCAGCCACTGCTGAGGCGCAGGAGCTGCCCGCCAAGCCCAAGATCTGGCGTGTGGCTGAACTGGCCACCAGTGCCCAGCCCGGCAGGGGGGCTCTTTGA
- the LOC114599895 gene encoding E3 ubiquitin-protein ligase RNF182-like, producing the protein MSPGKAKAGAPQPLVFAAHEMECKICYERFDGRGRRPKLLSCRHRVCARCLRKMVEVGEPPGTLSCPFCRQEMPLPPDRDVGRLQDDGQVLALLSCRERARKQGGGARAGGAAPSPEVLLCPSVLEPFAEGGHSSSSDCLVITLLEVPEDMAAPEGVGVLDVMRLYRPPSLASLPCYGPLGKCQPCATWRAFPRFLVGVLCLVYFSSLPFGIYLLLVERLNLGIVLVSLVPSTLILCVFYSLCQCFCHEIFDLPS; encoded by the coding sequence ATGTCCCCTGGCAAGGCCAAAGCGGGGGCCCCCCAGCCGCTGGTCTTCGCAGCCCATGAGATGGAGTGCAAGATCTGCTACGAGAGATTTGACGGGCGCGGCCGCCGCCCCAAACTGCTGAGCTGCCGCCACCGCGTCTGCGCCCGCTGCCTGCGCAAGATGGTGGAGGTGGGCGAGCCGCCCGGGACCCTCAGCTGCCCCTTCTGCCGCCAGGAGATGCCCCTGCCGCCGGACAGGGACGTGGGGCGCCTGCAGGACGACGGGCAGGTCCTGGCTTTGCTCAGCTGCCGCGAGAGGGCCCGGAAGCAAGGAGGGGGCGCCAGGGCCGGGGGGGCGGCCCCCTCCCCGGAGGTGCTGTTGTGCCCCAGCGTCCTGGAGCCCTTTGCAGAGGGCGGGCACAGCTCCTCCTCGGACTGCCTGGTCATCACCCTCCTGGAGGTGCCCGAGGACATGGCGGCCCCGGAGGGGGTGGGGGTCCTGGACGTCATGCGCCTCTACCGCCCGCCCAGCCTGGCCTCGCTGCCCTGCTACGGCCCCCTGGGCAAGTGCCAGCCCTGCGCCACGTGGCGCGCCTTTCCGCGCTTCCTGGTGGGTGTCCTCTGCCTGGTCTACTTCAGCTCTCTGCCCTTTGGCATCTACCTCCTGCTGGTGGAGCGTCTCAACCTGGGCATCGTCCTGGTGAGCCTCGTGCCCTCCACCCTCATCCTCTGCGTCTTCTACAGCCTCTGCCAGTGCTTCTGCCACGAGATCTTCGACTTGCCTTCTTGA
- the PCIF1 gene encoding mRNA (2'-O-methyladenosine-N(6)-)-methyltransferase has protein sequence MAHENHGSSGEEAALMSHSPSTSHQNQPSSPKPVRQVQDLPDELVQAGWEKCWSKRESRPYYFNRFTNQSLWEMPLLGQHDVISDPLGLNATPMPAEGAVGDAAAAAAAAAAAAAAAAATAATAAATSENKTRKRRLSEEVQPSGNSVKKPKVDVPANAPTQPTPNSSNAPGAALLKMFGVSPEDKQAALLRPTEVYWDLDIQTNAVIKQRAPSEVLSPHPEVELLRSQLMLKLRQHYRELCQQREGIEPPRESFNRWMLERKVVDRGTDPLLPSNCEPVVSPSMFREIMNDIPIRLSRIKFREEAKRLLFKYAEAAKRLIESRSASSDSRKVVKWNVEDTFSWLRRDHSASKEDYMDRLEHLRKQCGPHVSAAAKDSVEGICSKIYHISLEYVKRIREKHLAILKEHNISAEAETPEVQDRLVYCYPVRLAAPSPPLPNVEIHVENNVVCVRYKGEMVKVSRSYFSKLWLLYRYSCIDDSAFERFLPRVWCLLRRYQMMFGTGLYEGTGLQGALPVHIFEALHKLFGVSFECFASPLNCYFKQYCSAFLDTDGYFGSRGPCLDFFPISGSFEANPPFCEELMDAMVSHFEKLLEASNEPLSFIVFIPEWRDPPTPALTRMEQSRFKRHQLILPAFDHEYRSGSQHVCKKEEMYYKAVHNTAVLFLQNNSGFAKWEPNAERLQELVTAYKHSGRTLASSASSSSSSSSSSASEKERETVQDQSTSRETTPN, from the exons ATGGCCCATGAGAACCACGGCAGCTCTGGGGAAGAAGCTGCTCTGATGAGCCACTCTCCCAGCACCTCCCACCAGAACCAGCCCAGCTCCCCCAAACCGGTCCGGCAGGTCCAGGATTTGCCAG ATGAGCTGGTGCAGGCCGGCTGGGAGAAGTGCTGGAGCAAGCGGGAGAGCCGCCCCTACTACTTCAACCGCTTCACCAACCAGTCACTCTGGGAGATGCCGCTTTTGGGGCAGCACGACGTCATT TCTGACCCTCTGGGCTTGAACGCCACCCCGATGCCTGCAGAAGGGGCAGTTGGCGAtgcggctgctgcagctgctgctgccgccgccgctgccgccgccgctgctgccaccgctgccactgctgccgccacttcTGAAAACAAGACGCGAAAGCGGAGACTCTCTGAGGAGGTTCAGCCCAGCGGCAACAGCGTGAAGAAGCCCAAG GTGGATGTCCCGGCAAATGCCCCTACTCAGCCAACACCCAACTCCTCCAACGCCCCTGGGGCGGCTCTGCTGAAGATGTTTGGTGTCTCTCCTGAAGACAAGCAGGCGGCTCTTTTGCGACCCACCGA agtgTACTGGGACTTGGACATCCAGACCAACGCCGTGATCAAGCAGAGGGCGCCCTCGGAGGTGCTGAGCCCCCACCCGGAAGTGGAGCTCCTCCGGTCCCAGCTGATGCTGAAGCTGCGCCAGCATTACCGGGAGCTCTGCCAGCAGCGAGAGG ggATCGAACCTCCGCGGGAATCCTTCAACCGCTGGATGCTGGAGCGGAAGGTGGTGGACAGAGGGACGGATCCTTTGCTGCCGAGCAACTGTGAACCGGTCGTGTCTCCTTCCATGTTCAGAGAAATCATGAATGACATTCCCATCAG ATTGTCCCGCATCAAGTTCCGGGAGGAAGCCAAGCGGCTGCTCTTCAAATACGCTGAGGCTGCAAAGAGGCTCATTGAGTCCAG GAGCGCCTCCTCAGACAGCAGGAAGGTGGTGAAGTGGAACGTGGAGGACACCTTCAGCTGGCTGCGACGGGACCACTCCGCCTCCAAGGAAGACTACATG gaCCGCTTGGAGCACCTGCGCAAGCAGTGTGGGCCCCACGTGTCGGCGGCAGCCAAGGACTCGGTGGAGGGCATTTGCAGTAAGATCTACCACATCTCTCTGGAGTACGTCAAGCGCATTCGTGAGAAGCACCTGGCCATCCTCAAGGAGCACAACATCTCTG CGGAGGCAGAGACTCCAGAGGTGCAGGACCGGCTCGTCTACTGCTACCCGGTGAGGCTGGCCGCTCCTTCCCCCCCGCTGCCAAACGTGGAGATCCACGTGGAGAACAACGTGGTGTGCGTCCGCTACAAGGGAGAGATGGTGAAAGTCAGCCGCAGCTACTTCAGCAAGCTG tgGCTGCTTTATCGGTACAGCTGCATCGACGACTCGGCCTTTGAGCGCTTTCTGCCGAGAGTGTGGTGCCTCCTCCGCAGATACCAG ATGATGTTTGGCACCGGGCTCTACGAGGGGACCGGCCTGCAGGGGGCGCTCCCGGTTCACATCTTCGAAGCCCTGCACAAGCTCTTTGGCGTGAGCTTTGAGTGCTTTGCCTCCCCCTTGAACTGCTACTTCAAGCAGTATTGCTCGGCCTTTCTGGACACAGACGGCTACTTCGGCTCGAGGGG TCCCTGCCTGGATTTCTTCCCCATCAGTGGCTCGTTTGAGGCAAACCCTCCGTTCTGTGAGGAGCTGATGGATGCCATGGTGTCCCACTTTGAG AAGCTGCTGGAGGCCTCCAATGAGCCCCTGTCCTTCATCGTCTTCATCCCAGAGTGGCGGGATCCTCCCACGCCGGCCCTCACGCGCATGGAGCAGAGCCGGTTCAAGCGCCACCAGCTCATCCTGCCCGCCTTCGACCACGAATATCGCAGCGGCTCCCAGCATGTCTGCAAAAA ggaggagatgTACTACAAAGCTGTGCACAACACCGCTGTCCTCTTCCTGCAAAACAACTCCGGCTTTGCCAAGTGGGAGCCCAACGCAGAGCGACTGCAGGAGCTTGTCACGGCCTATAAGCACTCGGGGCGGACCCTGGCTTcgtctgcctcctcctcttcctcctcgtctTCCTCTTCAGCTTCAGAGAAGGAGCGAGAGACAGTTCAGGACCAGAGCACCAGCCGGGAGACAACCCCGAACTAG
- the LOC114599896 gene encoding ankyrin repeat domain-containing protein SOWAHB-like encodes MRAGYTPLHIAALHGHRRLMELLIWTHGANQDVRDYSGRLAKHYLCVETPEGAPTPPRVSPELSPIRGERSRNRKLACLLLPRTIHPAQRRWGSANDLAEEEEEEEPQETPQRLAPPGSYRAVRKFSR; translated from the exons ATGCGAGCG GGCTACACCCCCCTGCACATTGCTGCCCTACACGGCCACCGGCGGCTGATGGAGTTGCTCATCTGGACCCACG GTGCCAACCAGGACGTGCGGGATTACAGTGGCCGCCTGGCCAAGCACTACCTCTGCGTGGAGACCCCGGagggagcccccaccccaccccgt GTCTCCCCAGAGCTGAGCCCGATCCGGGGGGAGCGGAGCAGGAACCGGAAGCTGGCTTGCCTCCTCCTGCCCAGGACCATCCACCCAGCGCAGCGCAGATGGGGCTCAGCCAACGACTtggcggaagaggaggaggaagaggagccccAGGAGACCCCCCAGCGCCTGGCGCCCCCAGGCAGCTACCGGGCCGTGCGCAAGTTCTCTCGCTAG